Proteins from a single region of Canis aureus isolate CA01 chromosome 26, VMU_Caureus_v.1.0, whole genome shotgun sequence:
- the SLCO4A1 gene encoding solute carrier organic anion transporter family member 4A1 isoform X3: MRWRTGPPLELCSAGSEAAPRAPRTEMPQRCTGDKAAVSLPPLVFRSPPSAAVTDAPGRRASPGSALSPGAPGSAALSPLDPCSQPLCRPQAEKRARAAPDMHYVAAGPQGAACGWRAFAPGCLQAFNTPRGFLLFLCAAAFLQGMTVNGFINTVITSIERRYDLHSYQSGLIASSYDVAACLCLTFVSYFGGNGHKPRWLGWGVLVMGAGSLVFALPHFTAGAYDVQAADGVGTCGANRSVACADGASGLSGYRLVFMLGQFLHGVGATPLYTLGVTYLDENVKSSYSPVYIATFYTAAILGPAAGYLIGGALLNVYTDVGSRTELTTESPLWVGAWWVGFLGAGAAAFLTAIPILGYPRQLPGSQRYVVMRVSETHQLKDSGPTAVSNPDFGKTIRDLPLSIWLLLRNPTFILLCLAGATEATLIAGMSTFGPKFLEAQFSLSASEAATLFGYLVVPAGGGGTFLGGFFVNKFKLRGAGIIKLCLLCTLTSLLAFFVFFIHCPNVPMAGVTASHSGSLLPDGHLDLTAPCNADCACRPEHYSPVCGSDGLTYYSPCHAGCPGAAVPSPGGQKVYRDCSCVPQNFSSGFGHATAGKCTSTCQRKPLLLVFIFVVIIFTFLSSIPALTATLRCVRDRQRSFALGIQWIVVRTLGGIPGPIAFGWVIDRACLLWQDQCGQQGSCFVYQNAAMSRYMLVSGLAYKVLGFLFFTIACLLYKPPSESPDGLGASLPSQSSASDNAMDLPDAPSALQPHSDV; the protein is encoded by the exons AACAGGCCCGCCCCTGGAGTTGTGCTCGGCGGGTTCCGaagccgccccccgcgccccccggacGGAGATGCCGCAGCGCTGCACAGGGGACAAGGCCGCGGTCTCCCTGCCGCCCCTGGTCTTCCGGAGCCCGCCCTCGGCCGCGGTCACGGATGCCCCGGGCAGGCGGGCGTCCCCCGGCTCGGCCCTGAGCCCGGGCGCCCCGGGGTCCGCGGCCCTCAGCCCCCTGGACCCGTGCAGCCAGCCGCTGTGCCGGCCGCAGGCGGAGAAGCGCGCCCGGGCGGCCCCCGACATGCACTACGTGGCGGCCGGGCCGCAGGGCGCGGCGTGTGGCTGGCGGGCCTTCGCGCCCGGGTGCCTGCAGGCCTTCAACACGCCGCGGGGCTTCCTGCTGTTCCTGTGCGCCGCCGCCTTCCTGCAGGGCATGACGGTGAACGGCTTCATCAACACCGTCATCACGTCCATCGAGCGCCGCTACGACCTGCACAGCTACCAGAGCGGCCTCATCGCCAGCTCCTACGACGTGGCCGCCTGCCTGTGCCTCACCTTCGTCAGCTACTTCGGCGGCAACGGACACAAGCCGCGCTGGCTGGGCTGGGGCGTGCTGGTCATGGGCGCCGGCTCGCTGGTGTTCGCCCTGCCCCACTTCACCGCGGGCGCCTACGACGTGCAGGCGGCCGACGGCGTCGGGACGTGCGGGGCCAACCGCAGCGTGGCGTGCGCGGACGGCGCCTCGGGCCTGTCGGGCTACCGGCTGGTCTTCATGCTGGGCCAGTTCCTGCACGGCGTGGGCGCCACGCCGCTCTACACGCTGGGTGTCACCTACCTGGACGAGAACGTCAAGTCCAGCTACTCTCCTGTCTACATCG CCACCTTCTACACGGCGGCCATCCTCGGGCCCGCCGCCGGCTACCTCATCGGGGGCGCCCTGCTGAACGTTTACACGGACGTCGGCAGCCG GACGGAGCTGACCACCGAGAGCCCGCTGTGGGTCGGCGCCTGGTGGGTGGGCTTCCTGGGCGCAGGGGCAGCTGCCTTCCTCACCGCCATCCCCATCCTCGGCTACCCTCGCCAGCTGCCAG GCTCCCAACGCTACGTGGTCATGAGAGTGTCTGAAACACACCAGCTGAAGGACAGCGGTCCCACGGCCGTCAGCAACCCCGACTTCGGGAAAACCATCAGAGACCTGCCTCT CTCCATCTGGCTCCTCCTGAGGAACCCCACCTTCATCCTGCTGTGCCTGGCCGGAGCCACCGAGGCCACGCTCATCGCCGGCATGTCTACCTTCGGCCCCAAGTTCCTGGAGGCCCAGTTCAGCCTGAGCGCCTCGGAGGCTGCCACCTTGTTTG GGTACCTGGTGGtgccggcgggcggcggcggaaCATTTCTGGGCGGCTTCTTCGTGAACAAGTTCAAGCTCCGCGGCGCGGGCATCATCAAGCTGTGTCTGCTGTGCACCCTGACCAGCCTGCTGGCCTTCTTCGTCTTCTTCATCCACTGCCCCAACGTGCCCATGGCGGGGGTGACGGCCAGCCACAGCGGCAG CCTCCTGCCCGACGGCCACCTGGACCTGACGGCCCCCTGCAACGCCGACTGCGCCTGCCGGCCCGAGCACTACAGCCCCGTGTGCGGCTCCGACGGCCTCACCTACTACTCGCCCTGCCACGCGGGGTGCCCCGGGGCGGCCGTGCCCAGCCCGGGCGGCCAGAAG GTGTACCGAGACTGTAGCTGTGTCCCTCAGAATTTTTCCTCTGGTTTTGGCCATGCTACTGCAGGGAAATGCACCTCAACTTGTCAAAGAAAGCCCCTCCTTCTGGTTTTCATATTCGTTGTAATTATCTTTACATTCCTCAGCAGCATTCCTGCGCTGACGGCAACGTTACG GTGCGTCCGCGACCGGCAGAGATCCTTCGCACTGGGCATCCAGTGGATCGTGGTTAGAACTCTAG GGGGCATCCCGGGGCCCATCGCCTTCGGCTGGGTCATTGACAGGGCGTGCCTGCTGTGGCAGGACCAGTGCGGCCAGCAGGGCTCCTGCTTCGTGTACCAGAACGCGGCCATGAGCCGGTACATGCTCGTCTCCGGGCTGGCGTACAAG GTGCTGGGCTTCCTGTTCTTCACCATCGCCTGCCTCCTGTACAAGCCCCCCTCGGAGTCTCCCGACGGCCTGGGCGCCTCTCTGCCCAGCCAGTCCTCGGCCTCCGACAACGCCATGGACCTCCCGGATGCCCCCTCGGCCCTCCAGCCCCACAGTGACGTCTGA
- the SLCO4A1 gene encoding solute carrier organic anion transporter family member 4A1 isoform X6, with the protein MERERGPAASRARRGGRVSGRTGPPLELCSAGSEAAPRAPRTEMPQRCTGDKAAVSLPPLVFRSPPSAAVTDAPGRRASPGSALSPGAPGSAALSPLDPCSQPLCRPQAEKRARAAPDMHYVAAGPQGAACGWRAFAPGCLQAFNTPRGFLLFLCAAAFLQGMTVNGFINTVITSIERRYDLHSYQSGLIASSYDVAACLCLTFVSYFGGNGHKPRWLGWGVLVMGAGSLVFALPHFTAGAYDVQAADGVGTCGANRSVACADGASGLSGYRLVFMLGQFLHGVGATPLYTLGVTYLDENVKSSYSPVYIATFYTAAILGPAAGYLIGGALLNVYTDVGSRTELTTESPLWVGAWWVGFLGAGAAAFLTAIPILGYPRQLPGSQRYVVMRVSETHQLKDSGPTAVSNPDFGKTIRDLPLSIWLLLRNPTFILLCLAGATEATLIAGMSTFGPKFLEAQFSLSASEAATLFGYLVVPAGGGGTFLGGFFVNKFKLRGAGIIKLCLLCTLTSLLAFFVFFIHCPNVPMAGVTASHSGSLLPDGHLDLTAPCNADCACRPEHYSPVCGSDGLTYYSPCHAGCPGAAVPSPGGQKHSCADGNVTVSPGPGFRSGPEPFLAARRVELCRSCRVRPRPAEILRTGHPVDRG; encoded by the exons AACAGGCCCGCCCCTGGAGTTGTGCTCGGCGGGTTCCGaagccgccccccgcgccccccggacGGAGATGCCGCAGCGCTGCACAGGGGACAAGGCCGCGGTCTCCCTGCCGCCCCTGGTCTTCCGGAGCCCGCCCTCGGCCGCGGTCACGGATGCCCCGGGCAGGCGGGCGTCCCCCGGCTCGGCCCTGAGCCCGGGCGCCCCGGGGTCCGCGGCCCTCAGCCCCCTGGACCCGTGCAGCCAGCCGCTGTGCCGGCCGCAGGCGGAGAAGCGCGCCCGGGCGGCCCCCGACATGCACTACGTGGCGGCCGGGCCGCAGGGCGCGGCGTGTGGCTGGCGGGCCTTCGCGCCCGGGTGCCTGCAGGCCTTCAACACGCCGCGGGGCTTCCTGCTGTTCCTGTGCGCCGCCGCCTTCCTGCAGGGCATGACGGTGAACGGCTTCATCAACACCGTCATCACGTCCATCGAGCGCCGCTACGACCTGCACAGCTACCAGAGCGGCCTCATCGCCAGCTCCTACGACGTGGCCGCCTGCCTGTGCCTCACCTTCGTCAGCTACTTCGGCGGCAACGGACACAAGCCGCGCTGGCTGGGCTGGGGCGTGCTGGTCATGGGCGCCGGCTCGCTGGTGTTCGCCCTGCCCCACTTCACCGCGGGCGCCTACGACGTGCAGGCGGCCGACGGCGTCGGGACGTGCGGGGCCAACCGCAGCGTGGCGTGCGCGGACGGCGCCTCGGGCCTGTCGGGCTACCGGCTGGTCTTCATGCTGGGCCAGTTCCTGCACGGCGTGGGCGCCACGCCGCTCTACACGCTGGGTGTCACCTACCTGGACGAGAACGTCAAGTCCAGCTACTCTCCTGTCTACATCG CCACCTTCTACACGGCGGCCATCCTCGGGCCCGCCGCCGGCTACCTCATCGGGGGCGCCCTGCTGAACGTTTACACGGACGTCGGCAGCCG GACGGAGCTGACCACCGAGAGCCCGCTGTGGGTCGGCGCCTGGTGGGTGGGCTTCCTGGGCGCAGGGGCAGCTGCCTTCCTCACCGCCATCCCCATCCTCGGCTACCCTCGCCAGCTGCCAG GCTCCCAACGCTACGTGGTCATGAGAGTGTCTGAAACACACCAGCTGAAGGACAGCGGTCCCACGGCCGTCAGCAACCCCGACTTCGGGAAAACCATCAGAGACCTGCCTCT CTCCATCTGGCTCCTCCTGAGGAACCCCACCTTCATCCTGCTGTGCCTGGCCGGAGCCACCGAGGCCACGCTCATCGCCGGCATGTCTACCTTCGGCCCCAAGTTCCTGGAGGCCCAGTTCAGCCTGAGCGCCTCGGAGGCTGCCACCTTGTTTG GGTACCTGGTGGtgccggcgggcggcggcggaaCATTTCTGGGCGGCTTCTTCGTGAACAAGTTCAAGCTCCGCGGCGCGGGCATCATCAAGCTGTGTCTGCTGTGCACCCTGACCAGCCTGCTGGCCTTCTTCGTCTTCTTCATCCACTGCCCCAACGTGCCCATGGCGGGGGTGACGGCCAGCCACAGCGGCAG CCTCCTGCCCGACGGCCACCTGGACCTGACGGCCCCCTGCAACGCCGACTGCGCCTGCCGGCCCGAGCACTACAGCCCCGTGTGCGGCTCCGACGGCCTCACCTACTACTCGCCCTGCCACGCGGGGTGCCCCGGGGCGGCCGTGCCCAGCCCGGGCGGCCAGAAG CATTCCTGCGCTGACGGCAACGTTACGGTAAGCCCCGGGCCTGGGTTTCGCTCTGGTCCAGAACCTTTCCTTGCAGCCCGCCGCGTGGAGCTCTGCAGATCCTGCAGG GTGCGTCCGCGACCGGCAGAGATCCTTCGCACTGGGCATCCAGTGGATCGTGGTTAG
- the SLCO4A1 gene encoding solute carrier organic anion transporter family member 4A1 isoform X5 — translation MERERGPAASRARRGGRVSGRTGPPLELCSAGSEAAPRAPRTEMPQRCTGDKAAVSLPPLVFRSPPSAAVTDAPGRRASPGSALSPGAPGSAALSPLDPCSQPLCRPQAEKRARAAPDMHYVAAGPQGAACGWRAFAPGCLQAFNTPRGFLLFLCAAAFLQGMTVNGFINTVITSIERRYDLHSYQSGLIASSYDVAACLCLTFVSYFGGNGHKPRWLGWGVLVMGAGSLVFALPHFTAGAYDVQAADGVGTCGANRSVACADGASGLSGYRLVFMLGQFLHGVGATPLYTLGVTYLDENVKSSYSPVYIATFYTAAILGPAAGYLIGGALLNVYTDVGSRTELTTESPLWVGAWWVGFLGAGAAAFLTAIPILGYPRQLPGSQRYVVMRVSETHQLKDSGPTAVSNPDFGKTIRDLPLSIWLLLRNPTFILLCLAGATEATLIAGMSTFGPKFLEAQFSLSASEAATLFGYLVVPAGGGGTFLGGFFVNKFKLRGAGIIKLCLLCTLTSLLAFFVFFIHCPNVPMAGVTASHSGSLLPDGHLDLTAPCNADCACRPEHYSPVCGSDGLTYYSPCHAGCPGAAVPSPGGQKQHSCADGNVTVSPGPGFRSGPEPFLAARRVELCRSCRVRPRPAEILRTGHPVDRG, via the exons AACAGGCCCGCCCCTGGAGTTGTGCTCGGCGGGTTCCGaagccgccccccgcgccccccggacGGAGATGCCGCAGCGCTGCACAGGGGACAAGGCCGCGGTCTCCCTGCCGCCCCTGGTCTTCCGGAGCCCGCCCTCGGCCGCGGTCACGGATGCCCCGGGCAGGCGGGCGTCCCCCGGCTCGGCCCTGAGCCCGGGCGCCCCGGGGTCCGCGGCCCTCAGCCCCCTGGACCCGTGCAGCCAGCCGCTGTGCCGGCCGCAGGCGGAGAAGCGCGCCCGGGCGGCCCCCGACATGCACTACGTGGCGGCCGGGCCGCAGGGCGCGGCGTGTGGCTGGCGGGCCTTCGCGCCCGGGTGCCTGCAGGCCTTCAACACGCCGCGGGGCTTCCTGCTGTTCCTGTGCGCCGCCGCCTTCCTGCAGGGCATGACGGTGAACGGCTTCATCAACACCGTCATCACGTCCATCGAGCGCCGCTACGACCTGCACAGCTACCAGAGCGGCCTCATCGCCAGCTCCTACGACGTGGCCGCCTGCCTGTGCCTCACCTTCGTCAGCTACTTCGGCGGCAACGGACACAAGCCGCGCTGGCTGGGCTGGGGCGTGCTGGTCATGGGCGCCGGCTCGCTGGTGTTCGCCCTGCCCCACTTCACCGCGGGCGCCTACGACGTGCAGGCGGCCGACGGCGTCGGGACGTGCGGGGCCAACCGCAGCGTGGCGTGCGCGGACGGCGCCTCGGGCCTGTCGGGCTACCGGCTGGTCTTCATGCTGGGCCAGTTCCTGCACGGCGTGGGCGCCACGCCGCTCTACACGCTGGGTGTCACCTACCTGGACGAGAACGTCAAGTCCAGCTACTCTCCTGTCTACATCG CCACCTTCTACACGGCGGCCATCCTCGGGCCCGCCGCCGGCTACCTCATCGGGGGCGCCCTGCTGAACGTTTACACGGACGTCGGCAGCCG GACGGAGCTGACCACCGAGAGCCCGCTGTGGGTCGGCGCCTGGTGGGTGGGCTTCCTGGGCGCAGGGGCAGCTGCCTTCCTCACCGCCATCCCCATCCTCGGCTACCCTCGCCAGCTGCCAG GCTCCCAACGCTACGTGGTCATGAGAGTGTCTGAAACACACCAGCTGAAGGACAGCGGTCCCACGGCCGTCAGCAACCCCGACTTCGGGAAAACCATCAGAGACCTGCCTCT CTCCATCTGGCTCCTCCTGAGGAACCCCACCTTCATCCTGCTGTGCCTGGCCGGAGCCACCGAGGCCACGCTCATCGCCGGCATGTCTACCTTCGGCCCCAAGTTCCTGGAGGCCCAGTTCAGCCTGAGCGCCTCGGAGGCTGCCACCTTGTTTG GGTACCTGGTGGtgccggcgggcggcggcggaaCATTTCTGGGCGGCTTCTTCGTGAACAAGTTCAAGCTCCGCGGCGCGGGCATCATCAAGCTGTGTCTGCTGTGCACCCTGACCAGCCTGCTGGCCTTCTTCGTCTTCTTCATCCACTGCCCCAACGTGCCCATGGCGGGGGTGACGGCCAGCCACAGCGGCAG CCTCCTGCCCGACGGCCACCTGGACCTGACGGCCCCCTGCAACGCCGACTGCGCCTGCCGGCCCGAGCACTACAGCCCCGTGTGCGGCTCCGACGGCCTCACCTACTACTCGCCCTGCCACGCGGGGTGCCCCGGGGCGGCCGTGCCCAGCCCGGGCGGCCAGAAG CAGCATTCCTGCGCTGACGGCAACGTTACGGTAAGCCCCGGGCCTGGGTTTCGCTCTGGTCCAGAACCTTTCCTTGCAGCCCGCCGCGTGGAGCTCTGCAGATCCTGCAGG GTGCGTCCGCGACCGGCAGAGATCCTTCGCACTGGGCATCCAGTGGATCGTGGTTAG
- the SLCO4A1 gene encoding solute carrier organic anion transporter family member 4A1 isoform X1, producing the protein MERERGPAASRARRGGRVSGRTGPPLELCSAGSEAAPRAPRTEMPQRCTGDKAAVSLPPLVFRSPPSAAVTDAPGRRASPGSALSPGAPGSAALSPLDPCSQPLCRPQAEKRARAAPDMHYVAAGPQGAACGWRAFAPGCLQAFNTPRGFLLFLCAAAFLQGMTVNGFINTVITSIERRYDLHSYQSGLIASSYDVAACLCLTFVSYFGGNGHKPRWLGWGVLVMGAGSLVFALPHFTAGAYDVQAADGVGTCGANRSVACADGASGLSGYRLVFMLGQFLHGVGATPLYTLGVTYLDENVKSSYSPVYIATFYTAAILGPAAGYLIGGALLNVYTDVGSRTELTTESPLWVGAWWVGFLGAGAAAFLTAIPILGYPRQLPGSQRYVVMRVSETHQLKDSGPTAVSNPDFGKTIRDLPLSIWLLLRNPTFILLCLAGATEATLIAGMSTFGPKFLEAQFSLSASEAATLFGYLVVPAGGGGTFLGGFFVNKFKLRGAGIIKLCLLCTLTSLLAFFVFFIHCPNVPMAGVTASHSGSLLPDGHLDLTAPCNADCACRPEHYSPVCGSDGLTYYSPCHAGCPGAAVPSPGGQKVYRDCSCVPQNFSSGFGHATAGKCTSTCQRKPLLLVFIFVVIIFTFLSSIPALTATLRCVRDRQRSFALGIQWIVVRTLGGIPGPIAFGWVIDRACLLWQDQCGQQGSCFVYQNAAMSRYMLVSGLAYKVLGFLFFTIACLLYKPPSESPDGLGASLPSQSSASDNAMDLPDAPSALQPHSDV; encoded by the exons AACAGGCCCGCCCCTGGAGTTGTGCTCGGCGGGTTCCGaagccgccccccgcgccccccggacGGAGATGCCGCAGCGCTGCACAGGGGACAAGGCCGCGGTCTCCCTGCCGCCCCTGGTCTTCCGGAGCCCGCCCTCGGCCGCGGTCACGGATGCCCCGGGCAGGCGGGCGTCCCCCGGCTCGGCCCTGAGCCCGGGCGCCCCGGGGTCCGCGGCCCTCAGCCCCCTGGACCCGTGCAGCCAGCCGCTGTGCCGGCCGCAGGCGGAGAAGCGCGCCCGGGCGGCCCCCGACATGCACTACGTGGCGGCCGGGCCGCAGGGCGCGGCGTGTGGCTGGCGGGCCTTCGCGCCCGGGTGCCTGCAGGCCTTCAACACGCCGCGGGGCTTCCTGCTGTTCCTGTGCGCCGCCGCCTTCCTGCAGGGCATGACGGTGAACGGCTTCATCAACACCGTCATCACGTCCATCGAGCGCCGCTACGACCTGCACAGCTACCAGAGCGGCCTCATCGCCAGCTCCTACGACGTGGCCGCCTGCCTGTGCCTCACCTTCGTCAGCTACTTCGGCGGCAACGGACACAAGCCGCGCTGGCTGGGCTGGGGCGTGCTGGTCATGGGCGCCGGCTCGCTGGTGTTCGCCCTGCCCCACTTCACCGCGGGCGCCTACGACGTGCAGGCGGCCGACGGCGTCGGGACGTGCGGGGCCAACCGCAGCGTGGCGTGCGCGGACGGCGCCTCGGGCCTGTCGGGCTACCGGCTGGTCTTCATGCTGGGCCAGTTCCTGCACGGCGTGGGCGCCACGCCGCTCTACACGCTGGGTGTCACCTACCTGGACGAGAACGTCAAGTCCAGCTACTCTCCTGTCTACATCG CCACCTTCTACACGGCGGCCATCCTCGGGCCCGCCGCCGGCTACCTCATCGGGGGCGCCCTGCTGAACGTTTACACGGACGTCGGCAGCCG GACGGAGCTGACCACCGAGAGCCCGCTGTGGGTCGGCGCCTGGTGGGTGGGCTTCCTGGGCGCAGGGGCAGCTGCCTTCCTCACCGCCATCCCCATCCTCGGCTACCCTCGCCAGCTGCCAG GCTCCCAACGCTACGTGGTCATGAGAGTGTCTGAAACACACCAGCTGAAGGACAGCGGTCCCACGGCCGTCAGCAACCCCGACTTCGGGAAAACCATCAGAGACCTGCCTCT CTCCATCTGGCTCCTCCTGAGGAACCCCACCTTCATCCTGCTGTGCCTGGCCGGAGCCACCGAGGCCACGCTCATCGCCGGCATGTCTACCTTCGGCCCCAAGTTCCTGGAGGCCCAGTTCAGCCTGAGCGCCTCGGAGGCTGCCACCTTGTTTG GGTACCTGGTGGtgccggcgggcggcggcggaaCATTTCTGGGCGGCTTCTTCGTGAACAAGTTCAAGCTCCGCGGCGCGGGCATCATCAAGCTGTGTCTGCTGTGCACCCTGACCAGCCTGCTGGCCTTCTTCGTCTTCTTCATCCACTGCCCCAACGTGCCCATGGCGGGGGTGACGGCCAGCCACAGCGGCAG CCTCCTGCCCGACGGCCACCTGGACCTGACGGCCCCCTGCAACGCCGACTGCGCCTGCCGGCCCGAGCACTACAGCCCCGTGTGCGGCTCCGACGGCCTCACCTACTACTCGCCCTGCCACGCGGGGTGCCCCGGGGCGGCCGTGCCCAGCCCGGGCGGCCAGAAG GTGTACCGAGACTGTAGCTGTGTCCCTCAGAATTTTTCCTCTGGTTTTGGCCATGCTACTGCAGGGAAATGCACCTCAACTTGTCAAAGAAAGCCCCTCCTTCTGGTTTTCATATTCGTTGTAATTATCTTTACATTCCTCAGCAGCATTCCTGCGCTGACGGCAACGTTACG GTGCGTCCGCGACCGGCAGAGATCCTTCGCACTGGGCATCCAGTGGATCGTGGTTAGAACTCTAG GGGGCATCCCGGGGCCCATCGCCTTCGGCTGGGTCATTGACAGGGCGTGCCTGCTGTGGCAGGACCAGTGCGGCCAGCAGGGCTCCTGCTTCGTGTACCAGAACGCGGCCATGAGCCGGTACATGCTCGTCTCCGGGCTGGCGTACAAG GTGCTGGGCTTCCTGTTCTTCACCATCGCCTGCCTCCTGTACAAGCCCCCCTCGGAGTCTCCCGACGGCCTGGGCGCCTCTCTGCCCAGCCAGTCCTCGGCCTCCGACAACGCCATGGACCTCCCGGATGCCCCCTCGGCCCTCCAGCCCCACAGTGACGTCTGA
- the SLCO4A1 gene encoding solute carrier organic anion transporter family member 4A1 isoform X2, whose translation MGSWPRRTGPPLELCSAGSEAAPRAPRTEMPQRCTGDKAAVSLPPLVFRSPPSAAVTDAPGRRASPGSALSPGAPGSAALSPLDPCSQPLCRPQAEKRARAAPDMHYVAAGPQGAACGWRAFAPGCLQAFNTPRGFLLFLCAAAFLQGMTVNGFINTVITSIERRYDLHSYQSGLIASSYDVAACLCLTFVSYFGGNGHKPRWLGWGVLVMGAGSLVFALPHFTAGAYDVQAADGVGTCGANRSVACADGASGLSGYRLVFMLGQFLHGVGATPLYTLGVTYLDENVKSSYSPVYIATFYTAAILGPAAGYLIGGALLNVYTDVGSRTELTTESPLWVGAWWVGFLGAGAAAFLTAIPILGYPRQLPGSQRYVVMRVSETHQLKDSGPTAVSNPDFGKTIRDLPLSIWLLLRNPTFILLCLAGATEATLIAGMSTFGPKFLEAQFSLSASEAATLFGYLVVPAGGGGTFLGGFFVNKFKLRGAGIIKLCLLCTLTSLLAFFVFFIHCPNVPMAGVTASHSGSLLPDGHLDLTAPCNADCACRPEHYSPVCGSDGLTYYSPCHAGCPGAAVPSPGGQKVYRDCSCVPQNFSSGFGHATAGKCTSTCQRKPLLLVFIFVVIIFTFLSSIPALTATLRCVRDRQRSFALGIQWIVVRTLGGIPGPIAFGWVIDRACLLWQDQCGQQGSCFVYQNAAMSRYMLVSGLAYKVLGFLFFTIACLLYKPPSESPDGLGASLPSQSSASDNAMDLPDAPSALQPHSDV comes from the exons AACAGGCCCGCCCCTGGAGTTGTGCTCGGCGGGTTCCGaagccgccccccgcgccccccggacGGAGATGCCGCAGCGCTGCACAGGGGACAAGGCCGCGGTCTCCCTGCCGCCCCTGGTCTTCCGGAGCCCGCCCTCGGCCGCGGTCACGGATGCCCCGGGCAGGCGGGCGTCCCCCGGCTCGGCCCTGAGCCCGGGCGCCCCGGGGTCCGCGGCCCTCAGCCCCCTGGACCCGTGCAGCCAGCCGCTGTGCCGGCCGCAGGCGGAGAAGCGCGCCCGGGCGGCCCCCGACATGCACTACGTGGCGGCCGGGCCGCAGGGCGCGGCGTGTGGCTGGCGGGCCTTCGCGCCCGGGTGCCTGCAGGCCTTCAACACGCCGCGGGGCTTCCTGCTGTTCCTGTGCGCCGCCGCCTTCCTGCAGGGCATGACGGTGAACGGCTTCATCAACACCGTCATCACGTCCATCGAGCGCCGCTACGACCTGCACAGCTACCAGAGCGGCCTCATCGCCAGCTCCTACGACGTGGCCGCCTGCCTGTGCCTCACCTTCGTCAGCTACTTCGGCGGCAACGGACACAAGCCGCGCTGGCTGGGCTGGGGCGTGCTGGTCATGGGCGCCGGCTCGCTGGTGTTCGCCCTGCCCCACTTCACCGCGGGCGCCTACGACGTGCAGGCGGCCGACGGCGTCGGGACGTGCGGGGCCAACCGCAGCGTGGCGTGCGCGGACGGCGCCTCGGGCCTGTCGGGCTACCGGCTGGTCTTCATGCTGGGCCAGTTCCTGCACGGCGTGGGCGCCACGCCGCTCTACACGCTGGGTGTCACCTACCTGGACGAGAACGTCAAGTCCAGCTACTCTCCTGTCTACATCG CCACCTTCTACACGGCGGCCATCCTCGGGCCCGCCGCCGGCTACCTCATCGGGGGCGCCCTGCTGAACGTTTACACGGACGTCGGCAGCCG GACGGAGCTGACCACCGAGAGCCCGCTGTGGGTCGGCGCCTGGTGGGTGGGCTTCCTGGGCGCAGGGGCAGCTGCCTTCCTCACCGCCATCCCCATCCTCGGCTACCCTCGCCAGCTGCCAG GCTCCCAACGCTACGTGGTCATGAGAGTGTCTGAAACACACCAGCTGAAGGACAGCGGTCCCACGGCCGTCAGCAACCCCGACTTCGGGAAAACCATCAGAGACCTGCCTCT CTCCATCTGGCTCCTCCTGAGGAACCCCACCTTCATCCTGCTGTGCCTGGCCGGAGCCACCGAGGCCACGCTCATCGCCGGCATGTCTACCTTCGGCCCCAAGTTCCTGGAGGCCCAGTTCAGCCTGAGCGCCTCGGAGGCTGCCACCTTGTTTG GGTACCTGGTGGtgccggcgggcggcggcggaaCATTTCTGGGCGGCTTCTTCGTGAACAAGTTCAAGCTCCGCGGCGCGGGCATCATCAAGCTGTGTCTGCTGTGCACCCTGACCAGCCTGCTGGCCTTCTTCGTCTTCTTCATCCACTGCCCCAACGTGCCCATGGCGGGGGTGACGGCCAGCCACAGCGGCAG CCTCCTGCCCGACGGCCACCTGGACCTGACGGCCCCCTGCAACGCCGACTGCGCCTGCCGGCCCGAGCACTACAGCCCCGTGTGCGGCTCCGACGGCCTCACCTACTACTCGCCCTGCCACGCGGGGTGCCCCGGGGCGGCCGTGCCCAGCCCGGGCGGCCAGAAG GTGTACCGAGACTGTAGCTGTGTCCCTCAGAATTTTTCCTCTGGTTTTGGCCATGCTACTGCAGGGAAATGCACCTCAACTTGTCAAAGAAAGCCCCTCCTTCTGGTTTTCATATTCGTTGTAATTATCTTTACATTCCTCAGCAGCATTCCTGCGCTGACGGCAACGTTACG GTGCGTCCGCGACCGGCAGAGATCCTTCGCACTGGGCATCCAGTGGATCGTGGTTAGAACTCTAG GGGGCATCCCGGGGCCCATCGCCTTCGGCTGGGTCATTGACAGGGCGTGCCTGCTGTGGCAGGACCAGTGCGGCCAGCAGGGCTCCTGCTTCGTGTACCAGAACGCGGCCATGAGCCGGTACATGCTCGTCTCCGGGCTGGCGTACAAG GTGCTGGGCTTCCTGTTCTTCACCATCGCCTGCCTCCTGTACAAGCCCCCCTCGGAGTCTCCCGACGGCCTGGGCGCCTCTCTGCCCAGCCAGTCCTCGGCCTCCGACAACGCCATGGACCTCCCGGATGCCCCCTCGGCCCTCCAGCCCCACAGTGACGTCTGA